Proteins from a single region of Macaca thibetana thibetana isolate TM-01 chromosome 4, ASM2454274v1, whole genome shotgun sequence:
- the TMEM200A gene encoding transmembrane protein 200A isoform X1, producing MPRENMEEKMAKDKTLGRSSTFRIKGQAMIATGGVITGLAALKRQDSARSQQHVNLSPSPATQEKKPIRRRPRADVVVVRGKIRLYSPSGFFLILGVLISIIGIAMAVLGYWPQKEHFIDAETTLSTNETQVIRNEGGVVVRFFEQHLHSDKMKMLGPFTMGIGIFIFICANAILHENRDKETKIIHMRDIYSTVIDIHTLRIKEQRQMNGMYTGLMGETEVKQNGSSCASRLAANTIASFSGFRSSFRMDSSVEEDELMLNESKSSGHLMPPLLSDSSASVFGLYPPSSKTTDDKTSGSKKCETKSIVSSSISAFTLPVIKLNNCVIDEPSIDNITEDADNLKSRSRNLSMDSLVAPLADTSESFQPVSTVLPRNHSIGESLSSQYKSSMALRPGTGQLLSPGAARRQFGSNTSLHLLSSHSKSLDLDRGPSTLTVQAEQRKHPSWPRLDRNNSKGYMKLENKEDPMDRLLVPQVAIKKDFTNKEKLLMISRSHNNLSFEHDEFLSNNLKRGTSETRF from the exons ATGCCAAGGGAGAATATGGAAGAGAAGATGGCCAAGGACAAGACTCTAGGGAGAAGTTCTACTTTTAG aataaaAGGCCAAGCTATGATAGCAACTGGTGGAGTGATAACTGGCCTGGCCGCCTTGAAAAGGCAAGACTCTGCCAGATCACAGCAGCATGTCAACCTCAGCCCGTCTCCTGCTACCCAAGAGAAGAAACCCATCAGGCGCCGGCCCCGGGCAGATGTTGTGGTTGTTCGTGGCAAAATCCGGCTTTATTCCCCATCtggcttttttcttattttaggagTGCTCATCTCCATTATAGGAATTGCCATGGCCGTTCTTGGATATTGGCcccaaaaagaacattttattgaTGCTGAAACAACACTGTCAACAAATGAAACTCAGGTCATTCGGAATGAGGGCGGTGTGGTGGTTCGCTTCTTTGAGCAGCATTTGCATTCTGATAAGATGAAAATGCTTGGCCCATTCACCATGGGGAttggcattttcattttcatttgtgctAATGCCATTCTTCATGAAAACCGTGACAAAGAGACCAAAATCATACACATGAGGGATATCTATTCCACAGTCATTGACATTCACACGCTAAGAATCAAGGAGCAAAGGCAAATGAATGGCATGTACACTGGTTTGATGGGAGAAACAGAAGTAAAACAGAATGGGAGCTCCTGTGCCTCGAGATTGGCAGCGAATACGATCGCCTCTTTCTCGGGTTTTCGGAGCAGTTTTCGAATGGACAGCTCCGTGGAGGAGGATGAACTTATGCTAAATGAAAGTAAGAGTTCTGGGCATCTTATGCCCCCTTTGCTCTCTGACAGCTCTGCGTCTGTCTTTGGCCTCTATCCACCTTCTTCCAAGACAACTGATGATAAGACCAGCGGTTCTAAGAAATGTGAAACCAAGTCAATTGTGTCATCGTCCATCAGTGCTTTTACATTGCCTGTGATCAAACTTAATAACTGTGTTATTGATGAACCCAGTATAGATAACATCACTGAAGATGCTGACAACCTCAAAAGCAGGTCAAGGAATTTGTCAATGGATTCCCTTGTGGCTCCTTTGGCTGACACCAGTGAATCCTTCCAGCCCGTCAGCACAGTGCTACCAAGGAATCATTCCATCGGGGAGTCTTTGTCGAGTCAATACAAGTCATCCATGGCTCTCAGACCTGGGACTGGACAGCTCTTGTCTCCTGGGGCTGCCAGAAGACAGTTTGGGTCCAATACATCGTTGCATTTGCTCTCATCACACTCAAAGTCCTTAGACTTAGACCGGGGTCCCTCCACTCTGACTGTTCAGGCAGAACAACGGAAACATCCAAGTTGGCCTAGGTTGGATCGGAACAACAGCAAGGGATATATGAAACTAGAGAACAAAGAGGACCCAATGGATAGGTTGCTTGTGCCCCAAGTTGCCATCAAAAAAGACTTTACCAATAAGGAGAAGCTTCTTATGATTTCAAGATCTCACAATAATTTGAGTTTTGAACATGATGAGTTTTTGAGTAACAACCTAAAGCGGGGAACTTCTGAAACAAGGTTTTAA
- the TMEM200A gene encoding transmembrane protein 200A isoform X2 — MEAERIKGQAMIATGGVITGLAALKRQDSARSQQHVNLSPSPATQEKKPIRRRPRADVVVVRGKIRLYSPSGFFLILGVLISIIGIAMAVLGYWPQKEHFIDAETTLSTNETQVIRNEGGVVVRFFEQHLHSDKMKMLGPFTMGIGIFIFICANAILHENRDKETKIIHMRDIYSTVIDIHTLRIKEQRQMNGMYTGLMGETEVKQNGSSCASRLAANTIASFSGFRSSFRMDSSVEEDELMLNESKSSGHLMPPLLSDSSASVFGLYPPSSKTTDDKTSGSKKCETKSIVSSSISAFTLPVIKLNNCVIDEPSIDNITEDADNLKSRSRNLSMDSLVAPLADTSESFQPVSTVLPRNHSIGESLSSQYKSSMALRPGTGQLLSPGAARRQFGSNTSLHLLSSHSKSLDLDRGPSTLTVQAEQRKHPSWPRLDRNNSKGYMKLENKEDPMDRLLVPQVAIKKDFTNKEKLLMISRSHNNLSFEHDEFLSNNLKRGTSETRF; from the exons ATGGAAGCAGAGAG aataaaAGGCCAAGCTATGATAGCAACTGGTGGAGTGATAACTGGCCTGGCCGCCTTGAAAAGGCAAGACTCTGCCAGATCACAGCAGCATGTCAACCTCAGCCCGTCTCCTGCTACCCAAGAGAAGAAACCCATCAGGCGCCGGCCCCGGGCAGATGTTGTGGTTGTTCGTGGCAAAATCCGGCTTTATTCCCCATCtggcttttttcttattttaggagTGCTCATCTCCATTATAGGAATTGCCATGGCCGTTCTTGGATATTGGCcccaaaaagaacattttattgaTGCTGAAACAACACTGTCAACAAATGAAACTCAGGTCATTCGGAATGAGGGCGGTGTGGTGGTTCGCTTCTTTGAGCAGCATTTGCATTCTGATAAGATGAAAATGCTTGGCCCATTCACCATGGGGAttggcattttcattttcatttgtgctAATGCCATTCTTCATGAAAACCGTGACAAAGAGACCAAAATCATACACATGAGGGATATCTATTCCACAGTCATTGACATTCACACGCTAAGAATCAAGGAGCAAAGGCAAATGAATGGCATGTACACTGGTTTGATGGGAGAAACAGAAGTAAAACAGAATGGGAGCTCCTGTGCCTCGAGATTGGCAGCGAATACGATCGCCTCTTTCTCGGGTTTTCGGAGCAGTTTTCGAATGGACAGCTCCGTGGAGGAGGATGAACTTATGCTAAATGAAAGTAAGAGTTCTGGGCATCTTATGCCCCCTTTGCTCTCTGACAGCTCTGCGTCTGTCTTTGGCCTCTATCCACCTTCTTCCAAGACAACTGATGATAAGACCAGCGGTTCTAAGAAATGTGAAACCAAGTCAATTGTGTCATCGTCCATCAGTGCTTTTACATTGCCTGTGATCAAACTTAATAACTGTGTTATTGATGAACCCAGTATAGATAACATCACTGAAGATGCTGACAACCTCAAAAGCAGGTCAAGGAATTTGTCAATGGATTCCCTTGTGGCTCCTTTGGCTGACACCAGTGAATCCTTCCAGCCCGTCAGCACAGTGCTACCAAGGAATCATTCCATCGGGGAGTCTTTGTCGAGTCAATACAAGTCATCCATGGCTCTCAGACCTGGGACTGGACAGCTCTTGTCTCCTGGGGCTGCCAGAAGACAGTTTGGGTCCAATACATCGTTGCATTTGCTCTCATCACACTCAAAGTCCTTAGACTTAGACCGGGGTCCCTCCACTCTGACTGTTCAGGCAGAACAACGGAAACATCCAAGTTGGCCTAGGTTGGATCGGAACAACAGCAAGGGATATATGAAACTAGAGAACAAAGAGGACCCAATGGATAGGTTGCTTGTGCCCCAAGTTGCCATCAAAAAAGACTTTACCAATAAGGAGAAGCTTCTTATGATTTCAAGATCTCACAATAATTTGAGTTTTGAACATGATGAGTTTTTGAGTAACAACCTAAAGCGGGGAACTTCTGAAACAAGGTTTTAA